In Dermacentor andersoni chromosome 4, qqDerAnde1_hic_scaffold, whole genome shotgun sequence, the following proteins share a genomic window:
- the LOC126536916 gene encoding calmegin-like isoform X1 — MHLPATGMRCSRERQVMYLGCALLVILALPGSLGVPEEKKPAPKTEPSQAIVYNIPKPVGFAHIAEHFDDIDAFKERWVVSEAKKDGAEESVAKYDGKWEVEASSKSHLRGDLGLVLKSKAHHHAIAAKLSKPFAFDHKPFVLQYEVQFQEGQDCGGAYLKLLSDLDENKDLKQFNDKSPYTIMFGPDKCGSDHQLHFIFRHRNPRNGSYEEKHWKKSKSVSKFDEIFKDKKPHLFTLVLSPDNRFEILVDQRSEVKGSLLEDFEPPVNPPKEVEDPNDKRPEDWDEREKVPDPNAVKPDDWDEDAPREIPDPDAKKPVGWLDDEPKLVPDATAERPKDWDDDMDGDWEPPLVNNPKCEAVGCGEWKPPMISNPRYKGKWRAPLIDNPNYKGKWKPRKIPNPNFFEDQNPFRMTAIAAVGFELWSMSDGILFDNIIITDDTVVADQWAADTWLLKKEAGDRDTDGMFMRLIKYTNKYPWLWAVYVIVLGLPLVLIITFCCSSSQDKKVAAAAAQHKKSDDAPVAEESAEPAAAEEEPVTAPIEEEEEDEEEEPAAAKSADSPDAASGDKETTASSNEEGDGADGEDGAGDSKRSPRRRRPRKE, encoded by the exons ATGCATTTACCTGCCACTGGGATGAGGTGTTCGCGCGAGCGTCAG GTGATGTATTTAGGCTGCGCACTCTTGGTCATCCTTGCCCTGCCGGGATCGCTTGGCGTCCCAGAGGAGAAAAAG CCTGCACCAAAGACCGAGCCATCTCAAGCCATCGTTTATAACATTCCAAAACCTGTAGGATTTGCTCACATTGCAGAACATTTCGATGATATCGACGCATTCAAGGAACG GTGGGTGGTTTCTGAAGCGAAAAAGGATGGAGCAGAAGAAAGTGTAGCTAAATATGATG GTAAATGGGAAGTGGAAGCATCTTCCAAAAGCCACCTGAGAGGAGACTTGGGCCTTGTTCTCAAG TCCAAAGCACATCACCATGCCATTGCTGCAAAGTTGAGCAAGCCATTTGCCTTTGACCACAAGCCCTTCGTCCTTCA GTATGAAGTGCAGTTCCAGGAAGGGCAGGATTGTGGTGGAGCCTATTTGAAACTCCTTTCTGACCTGGACGAGAACAAGGACCTGAAGCAGTTCAATGACAAGTCCCCATACACTATCATGTTTGGACCAGACAAGTGCGGTTCTGACCATCAG CTGCATTTTATCTTCCGCCATCGCAACCCCCGGAACGGCAGCTACGAAGAGAAGCATTGGAAGAAGTCCAAGAGCGTGTCAAAGTTTGACGAAATCTTCAAGGACAAGAAGCCCCACCTGTTCACATTAG TGCTGTCACCTGACAACCGGTTTGAGATTCTTGTGGACCAGCGAAGCGAAGTCAAGGGAAGCCTCCTGGAAGACTTTGAGCCACCTGTGAACCCTCCCAAGGAAGTGGAAGACCCAAACGACAAACGACCAGAAGACTGGGATGAGCGTGAGAAGGTGCCCGACCCAAACGCAGTCAAGCCTGATGACTGGGATGAGGATGCACCTCGGGAAATTCCTGACCCAGACGCCAAGAAGCCTGTTGGCTGGCTGGATGATGAACCCAAGCTGGTGCCGGATGCAACAGCTGAACGGCCCAAG GACTGGGATGACGACATGGACGGTGACTGGGAGCCACCACTGGTCAACAATCCCAAGTGCGAAGCTGTCGGTTGCGGAGAGTGGAAGCCACCTATGATTAGCAACCCGCGCTACAAGGGCAAGTGGAGGGCTCCGCTTATTGACAACCCTAACTACAAGGGAAAGTGGAAACCACGCAAGATCCCCAACCCCAACTTCTTTGAGGACCAGAACCCTTTCCGGATGACAGCTATT GCAGCTGTAGGCTTCGAGCTTTGGTCTATGTCCGATGGAATCCTCTTCGACAACATTATCATCACAGATGACACTGTGGTGGCCGACCAGTGGGCTGCTGACACTTGGCTCCTGAAGAAGGAAGCTGGGGATCGCGATACG GATGGCATGTTCATGCGCCTCATCAAGTACACCAACAAGTACCCATGGCTCTGGGCTGTCTACGTGATAGTTCTGGGACTGCCCTTAGTTCTGATCATCACCTTCTGCTGTTCCAGCTCACAG GACAAGAAAGTGGCAGCGGCTGCTGCTCAGCACAAGAAGAGTGACGATGCCCCTGTGGCCGAGGAAAGTGCCGAACCAGCTGCAGCTGAAGAGGAACCGGTGACTGCGCCTAtcgaggaagaggaagaagatgaGGAAGAGGAGCCTGCTGCGGCCAAGAGTGCCGACAGCCCAGATGCAGCGTCTGGCGACAAGGAGACCACTGCCAGCAGCAACGAGGAAGGAGACGGAGCG GATGGCGAGGACGGAGCTGGAGACTCAAAGCGGTCGCCACGACGGCGGAGGCCCCGAAAGGAGTGA
- the LOC126536916 gene encoding calmegin-like isoform X2 — MYLGCALLVILALPGSLGVPEEKKPAPKTEPSQAIVYNIPKPVGFAHIAEHFDDIDAFKERWVVSEAKKDGAEESVAKYDGKWEVEASSKSHLRGDLGLVLKSKAHHHAIAAKLSKPFAFDHKPFVLQYEVQFQEGQDCGGAYLKLLSDLDENKDLKQFNDKSPYTIMFGPDKCGSDHQLHFIFRHRNPRNGSYEEKHWKKSKSVSKFDEIFKDKKPHLFTLVLSPDNRFEILVDQRSEVKGSLLEDFEPPVNPPKEVEDPNDKRPEDWDEREKVPDPNAVKPDDWDEDAPREIPDPDAKKPVGWLDDEPKLVPDATAERPKDWDDDMDGDWEPPLVNNPKCEAVGCGEWKPPMISNPRYKGKWRAPLIDNPNYKGKWKPRKIPNPNFFEDQNPFRMTAIAAVGFELWSMSDGILFDNIIITDDTVVADQWAADTWLLKKEAGDRDTDGMFMRLIKYTNKYPWLWAVYVIVLGLPLVLIITFCCSSSQDKKVAAAAAQHKKSDDAPVAEESAEPAAAEEEPVTAPIEEEEEDEEEEPAAAKSADSPDAASGDKETTASSNEEGDGADGEDGAGDSKRSPRRRRPRKE; from the exons ATGTATTTAGGCTGCGCACTCTTGGTCATCCTTGCCCTGCCGGGATCGCTTGGCGTCCCAGAGGAGAAAAAG CCTGCACCAAAGACCGAGCCATCTCAAGCCATCGTTTATAACATTCCAAAACCTGTAGGATTTGCTCACATTGCAGAACATTTCGATGATATCGACGCATTCAAGGAACG GTGGGTGGTTTCTGAAGCGAAAAAGGATGGAGCAGAAGAAAGTGTAGCTAAATATGATG GTAAATGGGAAGTGGAAGCATCTTCCAAAAGCCACCTGAGAGGAGACTTGGGCCTTGTTCTCAAG TCCAAAGCACATCACCATGCCATTGCTGCAAAGTTGAGCAAGCCATTTGCCTTTGACCACAAGCCCTTCGTCCTTCA GTATGAAGTGCAGTTCCAGGAAGGGCAGGATTGTGGTGGAGCCTATTTGAAACTCCTTTCTGACCTGGACGAGAACAAGGACCTGAAGCAGTTCAATGACAAGTCCCCATACACTATCATGTTTGGACCAGACAAGTGCGGTTCTGACCATCAG CTGCATTTTATCTTCCGCCATCGCAACCCCCGGAACGGCAGCTACGAAGAGAAGCATTGGAAGAAGTCCAAGAGCGTGTCAAAGTTTGACGAAATCTTCAAGGACAAGAAGCCCCACCTGTTCACATTAG TGCTGTCACCTGACAACCGGTTTGAGATTCTTGTGGACCAGCGAAGCGAAGTCAAGGGAAGCCTCCTGGAAGACTTTGAGCCACCTGTGAACCCTCCCAAGGAAGTGGAAGACCCAAACGACAAACGACCAGAAGACTGGGATGAGCGTGAGAAGGTGCCCGACCCAAACGCAGTCAAGCCTGATGACTGGGATGAGGATGCACCTCGGGAAATTCCTGACCCAGACGCCAAGAAGCCTGTTGGCTGGCTGGATGATGAACCCAAGCTGGTGCCGGATGCAACAGCTGAACGGCCCAAG GACTGGGATGACGACATGGACGGTGACTGGGAGCCACCACTGGTCAACAATCCCAAGTGCGAAGCTGTCGGTTGCGGAGAGTGGAAGCCACCTATGATTAGCAACCCGCGCTACAAGGGCAAGTGGAGGGCTCCGCTTATTGACAACCCTAACTACAAGGGAAAGTGGAAACCACGCAAGATCCCCAACCCCAACTTCTTTGAGGACCAGAACCCTTTCCGGATGACAGCTATT GCAGCTGTAGGCTTCGAGCTTTGGTCTATGTCCGATGGAATCCTCTTCGACAACATTATCATCACAGATGACACTGTGGTGGCCGACCAGTGGGCTGCTGACACTTGGCTCCTGAAGAAGGAAGCTGGGGATCGCGATACG GATGGCATGTTCATGCGCCTCATCAAGTACACCAACAAGTACCCATGGCTCTGGGCTGTCTACGTGATAGTTCTGGGACTGCCCTTAGTTCTGATCATCACCTTCTGCTGTTCCAGCTCACAG GACAAGAAAGTGGCAGCGGCTGCTGCTCAGCACAAGAAGAGTGACGATGCCCCTGTGGCCGAGGAAAGTGCCGAACCAGCTGCAGCTGAAGAGGAACCGGTGACTGCGCCTAtcgaggaagaggaagaagatgaGGAAGAGGAGCCTGCTGCGGCCAAGAGTGCCGACAGCCCAGATGCAGCGTCTGGCGACAAGGAGACCACTGCCAGCAGCAACGAGGAAGGAGACGGAGCG GATGGCGAGGACGGAGCTGGAGACTCAAAGCGGTCGCCACGACGGCGGAGGCCCCGAAAGGAGTGA